The following proteins are co-located in the Clostridiales bacterium genome:
- a CDS encoding DUF3788 domain-containing protein, whose translation MLEKAPTKEEMVCLIGQPLFDVWNALCERIESRYEMDRFWNHGGKKWTYEYKYRRGGKTLCALYAKENVFGFMIIFGKEEREKFEEARSDYSLEVQKIYDDATTYHDGKWVMFELTDTSLFSDMEKLLRIKRKPNIK comes from the coding sequence ATGCTGGAAAAAGCACCGACAAAGGAAGAGATGGTTTGTTTGATAGGACAACCATTATTTGATGTTTGGAACGCGCTGTGTGAACGGATTGAATCAAGGTATGAGATGGACCGTTTTTGGAATCATGGCGGCAAGAAGTGGACGTATGAATATAAATATCGAAGAGGCGGAAAAACCTTATGTGCTTTATATGCGAAAGAAAATGTTTTCGGCTTCATGATCATTTTTGGAAAAGAGGAACGGGAAAAATTTGAAGAAGCCAGGAGTGATTATTCTCTGGAGGTGCAGAAAATCTATGATGATGCTACAACCTATCACGATGGAAAATGGGTGATGTTTGAGTTGACAGATACCTCTCTGTTTTCTGATATGGAAAAGCTTCTGCGGATCAAGCGAAAGCCGAATATAAAATAA
- a CDS encoding CatB-related O-acetyltransferase: MPEKIYPRTNDFETVYLKSVISNPNIVVGDYTIYHDFVLDPVLFEKNNVLYQYPVNNDKLLIGKFCSIACGAKFLFSSANHTLKSLSTYPFPIFFEEWNLDKKNITSAWDNKGDIVIGNDVWIGYEAVILSGVRIGDGAIVGSRAVVTKDIPPYTIVGGVPAKTIKKRFDDDVIMKLLQLQWWDWPFDKVQQHLQQIMNGEADQLWL, from the coding sequence ATTCCAGAAAAAATATATCCGAGAACGAATGATTTCGAAACAGTATATCTAAAAAGTGTAATTTCGAATCCCAATATCGTTGTTGGTGATTATACCATTTATCATGATTTTGTTTTAGATCCGGTGCTATTTGAAAAGAATAACGTACTATATCAGTACCCTGTCAATAATGACAAGTTATTAATAGGAAAGTTCTGTTCCATTGCATGTGGAGCAAAGTTCCTCTTCTCCAGTGCAAATCACACGCTTAAATCACTTTCCACCTACCCTTTTCCGATATTCTTTGAAGAGTGGAATCTCGATAAGAAAAACATCACTTCTGCATGGGATAACAAAGGTGATATTGTAATCGGCAATGATGTTTGGATCGGCTATGAAGCGGTGATCCTGTCTGGTGTTCGGATTGGTGATGGTGCAATTGTAGGATCAAGAGCAGTTGTAACAAAGGATATCCCACCCTATACAATTGTAGGTGGTGTTCCAGCGAAAACAATCAAGAAGCGCTTTGATGATGATGTCATCATGAAATTACTGCAGCTTCAGTGGTGGGACTGGCCCTTCGATAAGGTGCAGCAGCATCTGCAACAGATCATGAATGGAGAAGCTGACCAGCTATGGCTTTAA
- a CDS encoding metallophosphoesterase — protein MRKRKRLIIFATIVSALVFLIVFALNDRLTVRYYEIESNEIQNNVRVAFVADLHSWYYGEEQRTLLRCIDDQQPDLILFGGDIVDDNLPQENAVIVLKSSAEKYPCYYVSGNHEYWSGKIDDIKKMIEGYGVIVLEGQSETITINQQALNICGVDDAEIGEDNFIQQIADAESQTDSTLFTIFMAHRPEYIDTYLQHDFDLILSGHAHGGLWRLPGIVNGFFAPNQGYFPKYAGGAYEFNEKTFIVSRGLSKTTASIPRVFNPPELVIVDIVSTK, from the coding sequence ATTAGAAAAAGAAAAAGACTGATTATATTTGCAACAATAGTATCTGCCTTAGTATTTTTAATTGTTTTTGCTTTGAATGATAGATTGACTGTCAGATATTACGAAATTGAAAGCAATGAGATCCAAAATAATGTTCGCGTTGCTTTTGTTGCAGATTTACATAGCTGGTACTATGGCGAGGAGCAAAGGACGCTTCTTCGTTGTATTGATGATCAGCAGCCCGATCTTATATTGTTTGGTGGAGACATTGTAGACGATAATTTGCCGCAGGAAAATGCAGTTATTGTCCTTAAATCGTCGGCAGAAAAATATCCATGTTACTATGTCTCGGGAAATCATGAATATTGGAGCGGCAAGATTGATGATATAAAAAAAATGATTGAGGGATATGGTGTTATTGTCCTTGAGGGACAAAGCGAAACCATTACCATAAACCAACAGGCACTCAATATTTGCGGAGTTGACGATGCAGAAATCGGAGAGGATAATTTTATTCAGCAGATAGCAGATGCTGAAAGCCAAACTGACTCTACCTTATTTACGATTTTCATGGCGCATCGCCCTGAGTATATTGACACTTATCTGCAACATGATTTTGATTTGATTTTATCCGGCCATGCACATGGTGGTCTATGGAGGCTACCTGGAATTGTAAATGGCTTCTTCGCACCCAATCAGGGCTATTTCCCCAAATATGCGGGCGGAGCATACGAGTTTAATGAGAAAACCTTTATAGTGAGCCGTGGACTTTCGAAGACGACAGCCAGCATTCCTAGAGTTTTCAATCCTCCAGAGCTTGTGATAGTTGATATTGTTTCTACGAAGTGA
- a CDS encoding GNAT family N-acetyltransferase — MMVDLLKIAPFFSEWKETLIWSCLQGCMGYAIADHNENPTAAQIVVGDFCFYAGMPNADLVKQAAAPIIVPRNLEWCELIEFIWGDRVEKVLRYAIKKEPDVFDAEKLAEYATLVDEKYTLKLIDQEIYDYIIQEDWSKDLCSQFADYHDYRKRGIGVAVIHQGKPVSGASSYTVYNGGIEIEVDTKPEFRRKGLAAACSARLILECLQREFYPSWDAHDLHSVALAEKLGYHMDAPYTVYIKR, encoded by the coding sequence ATGATGGTAGATCTACTAAAAATTGCTCCATTCTTTTCGGAATGGAAGGAAACGTTAATCTGGTCATGCTTGCAGGGATGCATGGGGTATGCCATTGCAGATCATAATGAAAATCCAACTGCAGCTCAGATAGTGGTTGGAGATTTTTGCTTCTATGCGGGAATGCCTAACGCTGACCTTGTGAAACAGGCTGCAGCGCCGATTATTGTCCCCCGAAATCTAGAATGGTGCGAATTGATTGAATTTATTTGGGGAGACCGTGTAGAAAAAGTCCTGCGATATGCAATTAAAAAGGAACCGGATGTTTTTGACGCTGAAAAACTAGCTGAATATGCAACTTTGGTGGATGAAAAGTATACTCTTAAATTGATTGACCAGGAAATCTACGACTACATAATCCAGGAGGATTGGTCAAAAGATCTCTGTTCACAATTTGCAGACTATCATGATTATCGGAAAAGAGGTATCGGCGTTGCTGTGATCCATCAGGGAAAGCCAGTTTCCGGTGCTTCCTCCTATACGGTTTATAACGGCGGAATCGAGATCGAAGTTGATACAAAACCGGAATTCAGGCGAAAGGGACTTGCAGCAGCCTGCAGCGCAAGACTGATTTTAGAGTGCTTACAGCGCGAATTCTATCCGAGTTGGGATGCACACGATTTACATTCTGTTGCATTAGCAGAAAAATTAGGGTATCACATGGATGCTCCATATACTGTCTACATTAAAAGGTAG
- a CDS encoding C_GCAxxG_C_C family protein: MLQDRVERALSLHKKGYNCAQCVVCVYSDVIGLDEKTLFRVAEGFGAGMGDFQGTCGALTGAFMLTGLTTDGAGIDGPKTKQVTYRKVKELSKAFKDINGSVLCSELKGMTGGSVLRSCDGCIEDAVRIAGKMLVDEGYLD, from the coding sequence ATGCTGCAAGATAGGGTAGAACGGGCTCTCAGCCTTCATAAAAAAGGATATAACTGCGCGCAATGTGTAGTGTGTGTGTATAGTGATGTAATCGGGCTTGATGAAAAGACTTTGTTCCGGGTTGCCGAGGGCTTTGGCGCAGGCATGGGAGATTTTCAGGGAACCTGCGGCGCTTTGACGGGTGCTTTTATGCTGACCGGATTGACAACGGATGGGGCTGGCATCGACGGTCCTAAAACAAAGCAAGTAACTTATCGTAAAGTCAAGGAGCTATCCAAGGCTTTTAAGGATATCAATGGCTCTGTCCTCTGCAGCGAGTTAAAGGGCATGACAGGCGGTTCGGTATTGCGGAGCTGTGATGGATGTATAGAGGATGCCGTACGAATTGCAGGCAAGATGCTTGTTGATGAGGGTTATCTCGATTAA
- a CDS encoding SAM-dependent methyltransferase, with translation MENRENCLICGRPLIYKQIAEEKRCELCNGTFQSYVVCENGHYVCDQCHGKDVNDLIGSFCTTSSATSPLDILEHLMDFKPVAMHGPEHHVLVACTLLTAYKNCGGKINLEESIKEAIERGKNVPGGICGYWGNCGAAVGSGIFMSIVTGSTPLNEKVWALPNRMTSKSLSAIADCGGPRCCKRNSILAVMTAIDFTKEALGISMDTESQIICKYHHRNKECIKERCPFYKQNQR, from the coding sequence GTGGAGAATAGAGAGAACTGTTTGATTTGCGGCAGGCCCTTAATATACAAGCAGATTGCCGAAGAAAAAAGATGTGAACTATGTAACGGCACATTCCAATCCTATGTGGTATGTGAAAATGGACACTATGTATGTGATCAATGTCACGGTAAAGATGTTAATGATTTGATTGGATCTTTTTGCACCACGTCATCAGCAACAAGCCCCCTCGATATTCTAGAGCATTTAATGGATTTCAAGCCGGTGGCTATGCATGGACCTGAGCATCATGTTTTGGTCGCTTGTACATTGTTAACTGCTTATAAGAATTGTGGGGGAAAGATAAATCTTGAGGAGAGTATCAAGGAAGCGATTGAACGTGGGAAAAATGTTCCGGGCGGAATTTGCGGATATTGGGGAAATTGTGGTGCTGCAGTTGGCTCCGGAATCTTTATGAGTATTGTCACTGGTTCTACACCGCTAAATGAAAAGGTTTGGGCTTTACCAAACAGGATGACATCAAAATCATTAAGTGCCATTGCGGATTGTGGAGGGCCAAGATGTTGTAAACGAAATTCGATATTAGCTGTGATGACCGCGATAGATTTTACTAAAGAGGCTTTAGGAATTTCAATGGATACAGAATCACAGATCATCTGCAAATACCATCATCGAAATAAGGAATGTATCAAAGAGAGATGCCCATTTTATAAGCAGAACCAACGTTAG
- a CDS encoding MBL fold metallo-hydrolase, whose amino-acid sequence MHDWFTIDRIDADTYIISEYRHWEETHCYLLNGSERSLLIDTGLGICNIHDEVKKLADKPITAIATHIHWDHVGGHKYFPDFYAHKDELNWLSGEFPLTMEQIKDMVVDRCDLPEGYDVNRYEFFQGTPTKVLQDCEVIDLGNRRIQILHTPGHSPGHMCFWEEQRGYIFTGDLVYKDTLFAYYPSTDPKAYLVSLERISALPVKRVFPAHHTLDIQPEILSRMRDAFRNLQAGGQLHHGSGTFDFGDWAVWL is encoded by the coding sequence ATGCATGATTGGTTTACAATAGACCGCATTGACGCGGATACATACATCATCAGCGAATACCGGCATTGGGAAGAAACGCACTGTTACCTTCTGAACGGCTCTGAGCGCAGCCTGCTGATTGATACTGGACTCGGAATCTGTAACATTCATGATGAAGTGAAGAAACTGGCAGACAAGCCGATTACGGCCATCGCCACACATATTCATTGGGATCATGTCGGAGGCCACAAATATTTCCCGGATTTTTATGCGCATAAGGATGAACTCAATTGGCTCAGCGGTGAGTTCCCTCTTACCATGGAACAGATCAAAGATATGGTCGTTGACCGCTGCGACCTTCCGGAAGGCTATGATGTCAACCGTTATGAATTCTTTCAGGGGACGCCGACAAAGGTACTGCAAGATTGTGAAGTAATTGACCTTGGGAACCGCCGCATTCAGATTCTCCACACACCTGGACATTCCCCGGGACATATGTGCTTTTGGGAAGAGCAACGAGGTTATATTTTTACAGGTGATTTGGTCTATAAAGACACCTTGTTTGCATACTATCCATCCACAGATCCAAAGGCTTATCTCGTTTCTTTGGAGAGGATTTCTGCATTGCCGGTGAAACGCGTTTTCCCGGCACATCACACGCTGGATATTCAGCCAGAAATCCTGAGCCGGATGCGTGATGCTTTCCGCAACCTCCAAGCTGGAGGGCAGCTGCATCATGGCAGCGGAACTTTTGATTTTGGGGACTGGGCTGTATGGTTATAG
- a CDS encoding DJ-1/PfpI family protein: MKNFCVILFHDFETLDVFGPVEVMGKLNQHYRIEFYSEHGGLVTSSQNVKVQTLPITELNGLNELDVLLIPGGIGTRSEVNNQAFIQILKQISNRAQFVLTVCTGAALLARTGLLKNRKATTNKMAFDWVANLDQEVQWIRKARWVADGKYYTSSGVSAGIDMTLGFIGDIIGMEAAERISTGIEYIWNKDRNDDPFC, translated from the coding sequence GTGAAGAACTTTTGTGTAATTTTATTTCATGATTTTGAAACCTTGGATGTTTTTGGACCGGTAGAAGTAATGGGCAAACTGAATCAGCACTATCGTATTGAATTCTATTCAGAACATGGGGGCCTTGTAACGAGCAGTCAAAATGTCAAAGTGCAGACTCTTCCAATTACTGAACTTAATGGACTGAATGAACTGGATGTTCTGCTTATACCAGGCGGCATTGGAACCAGAAGTGAAGTGAACAATCAAGCTTTCATTCAGATACTAAAACAGATCTCAAACCGTGCCCAATTTGTGCTGACTGTTTGTACTGGTGCGGCTTTATTGGCAAGGACTGGTCTGCTTAAGAACAGAAAAGCTACCACCAATAAGATGGCGTTCGATTGGGTTGCGAATCTGGATCAAGAGGTTCAATGGATCAGAAAAGCAAGATGGGTTGCCGACGGTAAATACTACACTTCATCAGGGGTATCCGCCGGCATAGATATGACTTTGGGATTTATTGGTGATATAATAGGAATGGAGGCTGCGGAAAGGATCTCGACGGGTATTGAATATATCTGGAACAAAGATCGTAATGATGATCCGTTCTGTTAG
- a CDS encoding PaaI family thioesterase, which produces MSRLNDILEQENFEQDVRELICTFKENSRVSKLMNPELVDFNKTEQTITLGFPVQKYQLNEHDTMHAGFIAAAFDEALGIFASHLSGGKSTVSINISLNYIKPIPKDDTIMITAKATSLGRTLITVSGECRLKSNGLLTNTALATFAIVG; this is translated from the coding sequence ATGAGTAGATTAAACGATATATTAGAACAAGAAAATTTTGAACAGGACGTTAGGGAACTCATTTGTACATTTAAGGAGAATAGCCGTGTAAGCAAGCTGATGAACCCAGAACTGGTGGACTTTAACAAAACGGAACAAACGATTACACTAGGCTTTCCTGTGCAGAAATATCAACTGAATGAGCATGATACGATGCATGCGGGGTTCATCGCTGCCGCTTTTGATGAGGCACTCGGTATTTTTGCCTCACATCTTTCCGGCGGAAAATCCACTGTTTCTATCAATATATCCTTAAACTATATCAAGCCAATTCCAAAGGATGACACCATTATGATAACTGCAAAAGCAACCTCTTTAGGGCGAACTCTGATCACAGTTTCTGGCGAATGCAGATTGAAAAGCAATGGATTACTTACGAACACTGCACTGGCAACCTTTGCGATTGTTGGATAG
- a CDS encoding carboxypeptidase M32, with protein sequence MNQETITKIEELKEYLKKIEYLSSTIALLHWDSAIYMPKEAIEYRSEMMGYLSGESYKLTTSETMKAFIDYFHGKDDLDDLTKAMVENIRKEYDHAMKIPEPEYVQYEIDKALSQSAWEEAKKKKDFSIFKPHLAKMIAYNKKFSEYWGFVGNKYDGLLDLYEPGMTTERLDVVFGELRESLVSLLQRINNSKIKTDDAFLKGNYSVESQRKLGESILGKIGYDYEKRGRIDESEHPFTTNFGNKDVRITTKYDPSDFRPAIFSMIHEGGHGIYEQNVSDELTGTSLASGASMGMHESQSRFYENILGKSKAFWSYFYPEFQNAYPELNGVELMSFYRAINCVESSLIRIDADELTYSLHVIIRYEMEKLLIDGEVDIDDVPRLWNEKYKEYLGVTPENDAEGILQDVHWSGGDFGYFPTYALGNLYGSQIFNKLKEEVPDWNQKICSGDFASITKWLKENVHQYGATLKPAELIKKVTGEELSAKYFIAYLNDKFGALYEV encoded by the coding sequence ATGAATCAAGAAACAATTACAAAGATTGAAGAACTAAAAGAATATTTAAAAAAAATAGAGTATCTTAGCAGTACAATTGCGTTATTGCACTGGGACAGCGCTATTTATATGCCGAAAGAAGCAATAGAATACAGAAGCGAAATGATGGGATACTTATCAGGCGAGAGCTACAAGCTTACAACCTCAGAAACCATGAAAGCGTTCATTGATTATTTTCATGGTAAGGATGATTTAGATGATTTGACAAAGGCCATGGTAGAAAATATCAGAAAAGAGTATGACCACGCAATGAAAATTCCCGAGCCGGAATACGTTCAGTATGAAATCGATAAGGCACTCTCTCAAAGTGCATGGGAGGAAGCCAAAAAGAAAAAGGACTTCTCAATTTTCAAGCCTCATCTTGCTAAAATGATTGCGTATAATAAAAAGTTCTCCGAATACTGGGGGTTTGTGGGTAATAAGTACGACGGCCTTTTGGATCTCTATGAACCGGGAATGACGACAGAACGGCTTGATGTTGTCTTTGGAGAATTGAGAGAATCACTGGTTTCGTTGCTTCAAAGAATTAATAATTCAAAGATCAAAACCGACGATGCTTTCTTGAAAGGGAATTACTCGGTTGAAAGCCAGAGAAAGCTAGGGGAATCCATTTTAGGTAAAATCGGGTATGACTATGAAAAAAGAGGAAGAATCGATGAATCGGAGCATCCCTTTACGACCAACTTCGGGAACAAGGACGTCAGGATAACCACAAAATACGATCCTTCTGATTTCAGACCAGCCATCTTTTCAATGATCCACGAAGGCGGCCATGGAATCTACGAACAAAATGTTTCGGACGAACTTACAGGAACTTCTTTAGCTTCCGGAGCATCCATGGGCATGCACGAATCTCAATCACGGTTTTATGAGAATATTCTTGGAAAGAGCAAGGCGTTTTGGAGCTATTTCTACCCGGAATTTCAGAATGCCTATCCAGAGCTCAATGGAGTTGAACTGATGTCGTTTTATCGGGCAATCAACTGCGTGGAGTCATCTTTAATCAGGATTGATGCAGATGAATTAACGTATAGCCTACATGTCATCATTCGATATGAAATGGAAAAGCTCCTGATTGATGGTGAGGTTGACATTGATGACGTTCCGAGGCTTTGGAATGAAAAATATAAGGAGTATCTGGGTGTAACGCCGGAAAACGATGCGGAAGGAATCTTGCAGGATGTTCATTGGTCCGGCGGAGATTTCGGATATTTTCCAACCTATGCCCTTGGCAACCTGTATGGATCTCAAATTTTCAATAAGCTGAAAGAGGAAGTTCCGGATTGGAATCAAAAAATCTGCAGCGGAGACTTTGCATCGATTACCAAATGGTTAAAGGAAAACGTTCATCAGTATGGTGCAACCTTAAAGCCTGCGGAATTAATCAAAAAAGTTACTGGTGAGGAGCTGAGCGCGAAATACTTTATCGCGTATCTCAATGATAAATTCGGTGCGTTATACGAGGTATAA
- a CDS encoding YbhB/YbcL family Raf kinase inhibitor-like protein codes for MQPLTVKSNAFEEGGLIPIRYTARGEDLSPDFELEGIVDHAESIAITCDDASHPLFPNYNHWVIWNIPVQEIIKEGIPRGATVDSLGGAIQGIAYGRNRYKGPKPPLNAFHTYVFTVYVLDCKIDLSPKSRKRDLLNQMEGHILQQATLLGKFKNR; via the coding sequence ATGCAACCATTGACCGTTAAGAGCAACGCCTTTGAAGAAGGCGGCCTTATACCAATCAGATACACTGCCCGCGGGGAGGATTTATCGCCGGATTTTGAATTGGAGGGCATCGTTGATCATGCAGAGTCCATCGCCATAACGTGTGATGATGCGTCCCATCCGTTATTTCCAAACTATAACCACTGGGTGATCTGGAATATTCCTGTACAAGAGATTATTAAGGAAGGCATACCGCGGGGTGCAACTGTGGACAGCCTGGGCGGGGCCATACAGGGAATTGCTTACGGCAGAAATAGGTATAAAGGCCCGAAACCACCGTTGAATGCCTTTCATACATATGTGTTTACTGTTTATGTATTGGATTGTAAAATAGATTTGAGTCCCAAAAGCAGAAAGCGGGATCTTTTGAATCAAATGGAGGGGCATATTTTACAACAGGCAACCCTTTTAGGTAAATTTAAGAACCGCTGA
- a CDS encoding PspC domain-containing protein, producing the protein MLCRSRNDRVIAGVCGGIADHFGWSATVVRLFFIITGVGILTYVILAIVIPDSPSSLL; encoded by the coding sequence ATGTTGTGTAGAAGTCGCAATGATCGGGTAATCGCAGGAGTCTGCGGCGGGATTGCAGATCACTTTGGATGGAGTGCCACTGTAGTACGGTTGTTTTTTATTATTACTGGAGTGGGCATATTAACCTATGTCATTTTAGCGATTGTGATTCCTGATTCTCCAAGCTCCTTGCTATAA
- a CDS encoding ion transporter: MSKIDKWKDKLHDIIFESATPAGKAFDIVLIIAIACSSMLLMAASVPELQEQYGTIMAYGDIFFFTCFSIEYVLRIFCSNRRLRYIRSFFGIIDLMAILPVFIGFFLPAANYLISVRIFRLLRIFRILRMFRYVGESRLLLRSLQASGPKIVVFIIAIFSIVTIVGTLMYVVEGPENGYASIPESMYWAIVTISTVGYGDISPQTGFGKFLASVLMITAYGVLAVPTGIISYELAQNARLSMAKRCLNCEAIYDDTDHYCRKCGNKLK; this comes from the coding sequence ATGAGTAAGATAGACAAATGGAAAGATAAACTGCATGACATCATTTTTGAATCAGCAACGCCAGCTGGTAAGGCCTTTGATATTGTACTGATTATTGCAATTGCCTGCAGCAGCATGCTTCTTATGGCAGCTAGTGTTCCGGAGCTTCAAGAACAATATGGTACGATCATGGCATATGGAGATATCTTTTTCTTCACCTGCTTTTCGATCGAGTATGTTCTTCGTATCTTTTGTTCAAACCGAAGACTCAGATATATTAGGAGTTTTTTCGGTATTATTGACTTGATGGCGATTCTGCCGGTGTTCATTGGATTTTTCCTTCCGGCTGCGAATTACCTCATTTCAGTCAGGATCTTCCGCTTATTGCGAATCTTCCGGATACTTAGAATGTTTCGTTATGTTGGAGAATCCAGATTGCTGCTTCGTTCCCTACAAGCCAGCGGGCCAAAGATTGTCGTATTTATCATTGCAATTTTTTCAATTGTTACCATAGTCGGAACACTGATGTATGTAGTTGAAGGCCCCGAAAACGGGTACGCAAGCATTCCTGAATCCATGTATTGGGCTATCGTGACAATTTCCACGGTTGGCTATGGGGATATCTCTCCCCAGACAGGCTTTGGAAAGTTTCTGGCAAGTGTGCTGATGATAACAGCATATGGTGTTTTGGCTGTCCCGACAGGTATCATCTCCTACGAACTGGCACAGAATGCAAGACTCAGCATGGCAAAGAGATGTCTGAACTGCGAGGCCATATACGATGATACGGATCATTATTGCAGAAAATGCGGTAACAAATTGAAATAA
- a CDS encoding DUF1963 domain-containing protein encodes MYMGVSTLVVNKYLRVLTIILSLIMLSGCVQNSKGINANREDNMNFESLLEPMQKSSIRIAYELNTDKGCPVGSSKIGGKPDLPADFEWFYYKGESYDGIIERRPLSFLAHINCEEANKFDKDNLLPSKGMIYFFYELASTTWGFDPNDKGSSRVYYYPGNISELKSTDFPSDLIEEYKLPEMSIVFSSKNELPDFEEFIEWHNEFGYDKWDAYDEARNKIIPESDEVSINKLLGYANLIQGGMLLSCEETSNGVYTGTTTEIPVDKLQQYKENCTKWQLLFQLESIEAENYEMLWGDVGRIYFYIMAEDLLKLNFDNCWLILQCT; translated from the coding sequence TTGTATATGGGGGTGAGCACATTAGTCGTGAATAAGTATTTAAGAGTACTGACGATTATTTTAAGCCTAATAATGCTTTCTGGATGTGTTCAAAATTCAAAAGGGATTAACGCTAATAGGGAGGATAACATGAATTTTGAAAGTTTACTCGAACCGATGCAAAAATCTAGCATAAGAATTGCCTATGAATTAAACACTGACAAGGGGTGTCCTGTTGGAAGTTCTAAAATAGGTGGTAAACCAGATTTGCCAGCTGATTTTGAGTGGTTTTATTATAAAGGCGAATCCTATGACGGCATAATTGAAAGACGCCCACTCAGTTTTCTTGCTCATATAAATTGCGAAGAAGCTAACAAATTTGATAAAGACAATTTATTGCCTTCAAAAGGTATGATTTATTTTTTTTACGAGCTTGCTTCAACGACTTGGGGCTTTGACCCGAATGATAAGGGTAGTTCAAGGGTTTATTATTATCCGGGGAACATATCAGAACTAAAAAGTACAGACTTTCCTTCGGATTTAATAGAAGAATATAAATTACCAGAGATGTCTATTGTGTTTTCTTCAAAGAATGAACTTCCTGATTTTGAGGAATTTATTGAGTGGCATAATGAGTTCGGATATGATAAATGGGATGCATATGATGAAGCAAGGAACAAGATTATTCCGGAATCCGATGAAGTTAGTATCAATAAGCTTCTTGGTTACGCTAATCTAATTCAGGGAGGTATGTTGTTAAGCTGTGAAGAAACTTCAAATGGTGTTTATACGGGAACAACCACAGAGATTCCTGTAGACAAATTGCAACAGTATAAGGAAAACTGCACAAAATGGCAATTACTATTTCAACTTGAATCAATTGAAGCCGAGAATTATGAAATGCTCTGGGGAGATGTTGGGAGAATTTATTTTTACATAATGGCAGAGGATTTATTGAAGTTAAATTTTGATAATTGTTGGCTCATCCTCCAATGCACTTAA
- a CDS encoding N-acetyltransferase, with the protein MIRKVEQNETDLVMNIWLETNVKAHDFIERSYWEGNFELVKEMLPDSEVFVYEQNHIVQGFIGLMDQYIAGIFVKADGQSKGIGKALLNYVMESHSELSLHVYKKNIRAVEFYVREGFDVVKVQVDENTGEVELAMNWAK; encoded by the coding sequence ATGATCAGAAAAGTCGAACAAAATGAAACAGATCTCGTGATGAACATCTGGCTTGAAACCAACGTAAAAGCCCATGATTTTATAGAACGAAGTTACTGGGAAGGCAATTTTGAACTTGTTAAGGAAATGCTGCCTGATTCAGAGGTATTTGTCTATGAGCAGAACCATATCGTTCAAGGATTTATAGGACTAATGGACCAGTACATTGCCGGAATCTTTGTAAAAGCAGACGGTCAATCCAAAGGGATCGGAAAAGCACTGCTTAACTATGTGATGGAAAGTCATTCTGAATTATCATTACATGTATACAAAAAGAATATAAGGGCAGTTGAGTTCTATGTGAGGGAAGGCTTTGATGTTGTCAAGGTACAAGTTGATGAAAATACCGGTGAAGTGGAGCTTGCAATGAACTGGGCAAAATAA